One Salmo salar chromosome ssa01, Ssal_v3.1, whole genome shotgun sequence DNA window includes the following coding sequences:
- the LOC106563309 gene encoding armadillo repeat protein deleted in velo-cardio-facial syndrome, whose amino-acid sequence MAAPLQRQRHHNTQRTPRLWNWRMTRQTLRTPQTHPPPSFPRFPRFPCVQTTHLCSPAPLTNVQHSSESLTPLITTTATITTLPPPYNNTDRDPNTEIPERQKNIYTLPDPPFPGLGSDMCSGYGSLSRGGVHHSSLHTYWPSRNYQTQPGGHYTLPLPRDNYGQVCLTNQTEGELPGDAQDVKADYPTSSYATLGGIHYLRPITTMELLMEPSRTRGGYEEALMSQVDGDPTSFFQAMSRAQMLQFPHKRCSMVSLDSIRKDPRWRDPNLKEVITMLSHPMDPVKSNAAAYLQHLCYENDHIKQDVRQLKGVPVLVGLLDHPKAEVHRKACGALRNISYGKDHHNKVAIKNCDGIPALVRLLRKSSNMEVRELVTGTLWNLSSHEPLKMMIINHGLQTLTDEVIIPHSGWRRDPTEHSRPQETEWTTVFKNTSGCLRNVSSDGAEARQRLRECEGLVDALLHALQSAVAHKETDNKSVENCVCILRNLSYHVHKDVPGAERFQEAVANQVPGLGGNQKKKKEADCFGGKKPKEEWFSQSWRNGPSDKKYGTLDLPKRTEPMKGLELLYQPEVVRLYLSLLTCSQNHNTLEAAAGALQNLAARHWAWSSYIRATVRKEKGLPVLVELLRSDGDKVVRAVAIALRNLAIDRRNKDLIGSYAMRDLVSNLPCGQQRPAKNLEGDTVVAILNTIHEIISDSPENARGLIQGHAIQKLVAINKTSQSGRETKAASHVLQTVWAYKDLRNSLYKGGWNKSHFKPTTSGMSKKPKSGKSGYDDITLPLMEKNQDGYSTVEQGDRVGDGPGHMMEREPLQSIPERKHFIRAGRPAVGLVERKPPPLDSWV is encoded by the exons CCCCCCTTATCACAACCACTGCTACCATCaccactctcccccctccctacAACAACACCGACCGTGATCCCAACACAGAGATCCCTGAGAGGCAGAAAAACATCTACACCCTCCCTGACCCTCCCTTTCCTGGCCTTGGAAGTGATATGTGTTCTGGGTATGGCAGCCTGTCTCGAGGAGGTGTCCACCACAGCTCCCTCCACACCTACTGGCCCTCCAGGAACTACCAGACCCAGCCCGGAggccactacaccctgcccctaCCCAGGGACAACTACGGCCAGGTGTGCCTGACTAACCAGACCGAGGGGGAACTACCAGGGGACGCCCAGGATGTAAAGGCTGACTACCCCACCTCCAGCTACGCCACCCTGGGGGGAATCCACTATCTCAGACCCATCACTACCATGGAGCTCCTGATGGAGCCTTCCAGAACCAG AGGGGGATACGAGGAGGCCCTCATGTCCCAGGTGGATGGGGACCCCACCTCCTTCTTCCAGGCCATGTCCAGGGCCCAGATGCTACAGTTCCCCCACAAGCGCTGCAGCATGGTCAGCCTGGACAGCATCCGTAAGGACCCCCGCTGGAGGGACCCCAACCTGAAGGAGGTCATCACCATGCTCAGCCACCCCATGGACCCGGTCAAGTCCAACGCCGCCGCCTACTTGCAGCACCTGTGCTACGAGAACGACCACATAAAGCAGGACGTCAGACAGCTGAAGGGGGTTCCAGTACTGGTGGGCCTCCTGGACCACCCTAAAGCCGAGGTCCACCGCAAGGCCTGTGGAGCCCTGAGGAACATCTCCTACGGGAAAGACCACCACAACAAGGTGGCCATCAAGAACTGTGACGGCATCCCGGCCCTGGTCAGACTGCTGAGAAAGTCCAGTAACATGGAGGTCAGAGAGCTGGTCACAG GGACCCTGTGGAACCTCTCCTCCCATGAGCCTCTGAAGATGATGATCATCAACCACGGGCTCCAGACGCTGACTGATGAGGTCATCATCCCCCACTCTGGCTGGAGGAGAGACCCTACTGAGCACTCCAGACCCCAGGAGACAGAGTGGACCACTGTGTTCAAGAACACCTCAGGATGTCTCAG GAACGTGAGCTCAGATGGGGCAGAGGCTCGCCAGAGACTGAGGGAGTGTGAGGGGCTGGTGGACGCACTCCTCCATGCCCTTCAGTCAGCTGTCGCACACAAGGAGACCGACAATAAG tcggTAGAGAACTGTGTCTGCATCCTGAGAAACCTCTCCTACCACGTCCACAAAGATGTGCCGGGGGCGGAGAGATTTCAGGAAGCCGTGGCCAATCAGGTGCCAGGGTTAGGAGGGaaccagaagaaaaagaaggaggcaGACTGTTTTGGAGGGAAGAAGCCGAAGG AGGAGTGGTTCAGTCAAA GCTGGAGAAATGGACCAAGTGATAAAAAATATGGTACTCTGGATTTACCCAAACGCACAGAACCAATGAAAG gtctGGAGCTGCTTTACCAGCCAGAGGTTGTGAGGCTgtacctgtctctcctcacttgCAGTCAGAACCACAACACCCTGGAGGCAGCAGCCGGAGCGCTGCAGAACCTCGCTGCAAGACACTGGGCT TGGTCCAGTTACATCCGGGCCACAGTGAGGAAGGAGAAAGGTCTGCCTGTCCTGGTGGAGCTACTGCGTTCAGATGGTGATAAAGTGGTCCGGGCTGTAGCTATTGCTCTCCGCAACCTGGCCATAGATCGCCGCAACAAAGACCTCATAG GGAGTTATGCCATGAGGGACCTGGTCAGTAACCTGCCCTGTGGTCAGCAGAGGCCAGCCAAGAACCTGGAAGGGGACACAGTGGTGGCCATTCTGAACACTATCCATGAGATCATCTCAGACAGCCCAGAGAACGCCCGCGGTCTCATACAGGGCCACGCCATCCAGAAACTGGTAGCCATCAACAAGACAAG CCAATCTGGGAGAGAGACCAAAGCAGCATCTCATGTCCTGCAGACAGTGTGGGCTTACAAGGACCTAAGAAACAGTCTCTACAAGGGAGGCTGGAACAAGAGCCACTTTAAG CCAACAACTAGTGGAATGTCCAAAAAACCCAAGAGCGGCAAGTCAGGCTATGATGACATCACACTGCCTCTGATGGAGAAAAATCAAG ATGGATACTCCACTGTGGAGCAGGGGGACAGAGTGGGTGATGGGCCAGGCCACATGATGGAGAGAGAGCCTCTCCAG AGTATCCCAGAGAGGAAGCACTTCATCCGGGCTGGAAGGCCTGCAGTGGGCCTGGTGGAGCGCAAACCTCCACCCCTCGACTCCTGGGTCTGA
- the LOC106563315 gene encoding leucine-rich repeat extensin-like protein 5, with product MKPKYTQVQLKEKKRFQEEGGDNVRESSHLAAFPAPSLAGEGANAQTTALPPPGLSRKYPLPQPTLSAKTKIWMPVQETWKGEPYDKPLLKYTIALPIGRRHCRPRPIKRPVPNPSPNLTDKRVKFKHPEATLRFIPVRPDLEQLTRQRTLPGGQLVRPVTPRPPSRKQPPSADHSPLDVIHSHRSLAKVQAGGEDRGGGGDGASLSRSVRDLQLLSSSSDDEDSESPSESLFRCTTPAYLTRRYQNSLKWYQAVRSEKKTKHHKERLDQLCYKEASDESNAERGPSDVQARHTAPLGAGEGRSVCKPYQGGKRRRSSPSEKGCLPPSQVRRWDRRSWRRQLDSSASDSPASDGSVMLSPLYTHSPFLSPTATSTPPHPAPLSNTSPNIPIFSPSFSLSTPSSCPSTPLYPHSFTSSAPGTPLRSQVTSSSAPGTPVQSQVTSSSAPGTPVQSQVTSSSAPGTPVQSQTQSPKTPSSKTQSPKTPSSKTSSPKTQSPKTPSSKTPSPKTRSPKKPQTSVLHRFTQDPRIRDPIQDQRPSMQSTSNTSINNPEGRPAASTSILGRSLELKISQGFQKPDTPRPKSYSPMSKPTGISPNYRGAGTPFRGSEGNLTTTPTSRGLSWPNVPSPCQNPPPVRNGPQSYSKNIKGTHSPSAQTKSKVPGEKTDSQHIRSPPTTQKVPQESVSPPLSPRSRPGPSSPELIHAIVSAMGYLLGVPPTSIPGLCPSPEDPGTSSTTDPSAFNSDPSQPPWTEELRLIRQRLSEPGLGLNPPPPDHTQPAPRPRDTHTGQREERPAQSMAPSLRKNTKM from the exons atgaaaccaaaatataccCAGGTCCAGCTAAAGGAGAAAAAAAG GTtccaggaggagggaggagacaatGTGAGGGAAAGTTCACATTTAGCTG CATTCCCAGCTCCCAGTCTTGCAGGAGAAGGGGCGAATGCTCAGACCACTGCCCTCCCCCCACCAGGTCTCAGTAGAAAGTACCCCCTACCTCAACCCACTCTCTCAGCCAAGACCAAGATTTGGATGCCAGTGCAAGAGACCTGGAAAGGAGAACCTTATGACAAGCCTTTGCTCAAATACACAATAGCCCTCCCTATTGGCAGACGCCACTGTAGACCTCGTCCAATAAAACGACCCGTCCCCAACCCTTCCCCCAACCTGACTGATAAAAGAGTGAAGTTTAAACATCCTGAGGCCACCCTCCGTTTTATCCCAGTGAGGCCAGACTTAGAGCAGCTCACCAGGCAGAGAACCCTCCCTGGTGGTCAGTTGGTTAGACCTGTGACACCCAGACCACCATCACGCAAGCAGCCCCCCTCTGCAGACCATAGCCCCCTAGACGTTATCCACTCACACAGATCCCTTGCTAAGGTGCAGGCTGGAGGTGAGGACAGGGGAGGCGGAGGAGATGGTGCCTCCCTATCCCGCTCTGTCAGGGATTTGCAGTTGCTTAGCTCCAGCTCCGACGACGAGGATTCTGAGTCTCCTTCTGAGTCACTGTTCCGATGCACCACTCCAGCCTACCTCACCCGTCGCTACCAGAACAGTTTGAAATGGTACCAGGCGGTGCGCAGCGAGAAGAAGACCAAACATCACAAGGAGAGGCTTGACCAGCTTTGCTATAAG GAGGCATCAGATGAGTCTAATGCTGAAAGAG GCCCCTCTGATGTCCAGGCGAGACACACCGCCCCTCTGGGTGCTGGGGAGGGGAGGTCTGTCTGTAAACCCTACcagggaggaaagaggagaaggagctcACCGTCAGAgaaag GTTGCCTACCCCCCAGCCAGGTGAGGAGATGGGACCGCCGGTCATGGCGCCGACAGCTAGACAGCAGTGCCTCGGACTCCCCAGCATCTGATGGCAGTGTCATGCTCAGCCCACTCTATACccactcccccttcctctctcccacaGCTACCAGCACTCCTCCCCACCCTGCTCCTCTTTCTAACACATCTCCCAACATCCCAATATtttccccttccttctctctcagtACGCCTTCCAGTTGTCCTAGCACGCCACTCTACCCCCACTCTTTCACCTCCAGTGCCCCTGGCACCCCATTACGAAGTCAG GTGACATCTTCCAGTGCCCCTGGCACCCCAGTACAAAGTCAGGTGACATCTTCCAGTGCCCCTGGCACCCCAGTACAAAGTCAGGTGACATCTTCCAGTGCCCCTGGCACCCCAGTACAAAGTCAG ACCCAATCCCCCAAGACCCCTTCATCCAAGACCCAATCCCCCAAGACCCCTTCATCCAAGACCTCCTCCCCCAAGACTCAATCCCCCAAGACCCCTTCATCCAAGACCCCCTCTCCCAAGACCCGCTCCCCCAAGAAGCCTCAGACTAGTGTTCTTCACAGATTCACCCAGGATCCGAGGATCCGAGATCCGATCCAGGATCAGAGACCATCTATGCAGTCCACTTCCAACACCTCCATCAACAACCCAGAAGGGAGACCTGCAGCCTCAACCTCAATCCTGGGCAGGAGTTTAGAGCTAAAGATTAGTCAAGGTTTCCAGAAACCAGACACACCCAGGCCAAAGAGCTACTCCCCCATGAGCAAACCAACAGGGATTTCACCGAACTATAGGGGTGCTGGTACTCCTTTCCGGGGAAGTGAGGGGAATCTAACAACTACCCCCACTTCTAGGGGCCTG AGTTGGCCAAATGTACCCTCACCCTGCCAGAATCCTCCACCTGTGAGAAATGGCCCGCAGTCATACTCCAAAAATATCAAAGGCACACACTCACCCTCAGCTCAGACTAAAT CTAAAGTACCAGGAGAGAAGACAGACTCTCAGCACATCAGATCCCCCCCTACAACACAGAAGGTCCCTCAGGAGTCAGTGtcccctcccctgtccccccGCTCCAGACCTGGCCCCAGCAGTCCGGAGCTCATCCATGCCATTGTGAGTGCCATGGGCTATCTGCTTGGTGTGCCACCCACCTCCATCCCTGGCCTCTGCCCTTCACCTGAAGACCCTGGTACATCCTCCACCACTGACCCATCAGCTTTTAACTCAGACCCCAGCCAGCCGCCCTGGACTGAAGAACTACGACTCATCCGGCAAAGACTCAGTGAGCCTGGCCTAGGGCTCAACCCCCCGCCTCCTGACCACACCCAACCAGCCCCCAGACCAAGGGACACACACACCGGACAG AGGGAAGAGAGGCCTGCACAATCAATGGCACCATCACTGAGAAAGAATACAAAGAT GTGA
- the LOC106565786 gene encoding neuropeptide FF receptor 1, with the protein MEDTWELQLTTTLSMTSDLLLSTNLTNVTSCTNTNSSCTVSSVKLSPYYQHSLAIAASYTLAYLFIFLLCMVGNGLVCLIVVRNRHMRTVTNLFIFNLAISDLLVGIFCIPTTLVDNLITGWPFSNAVCKLSGLVQGISVGASVFTLVAIAVDRFRCIVYPFKPKLTLLVAKATIGLVWALALVIMLPSAVMLMVEQEEGHFMVSSDNQTYPLYYCYETWPDPEMRKVYTMVLFTHIYLMPLALIMIMYGCIGAKLYSTAVLSSRGHPDVKSPISQRKVKVVKMLIVVALLFMLSWLPLWTLMLLTDYARPEGDQLDLLTGYIFPFSHWLAFSNSSINPIIYGYFNENFKKGFQAACHPRSCCSVVPQEQAVSKAQRGHNARAPRNTALSANLLTTLGVRNRIYTDSDLMGCVCLEMEQRKEEGSAEAPGQREVTVTVECQ; encoded by the exons ATGGAGGACACATGGGAACTTCAACTGACCACTACTCTTtccatgacctctgacctcttaCTATCCACAAACCTCACCAACGTCACCAGCTGCACCAACACCAACTCCAGCTGCACCGTCTCTAGCGTCAAGCTCTCGCCTTACTACCAACACTCCCTGGCAATAGCAGCCAGCTACACCCTGGCCTACCTGTTCATCTTCCTGCTGTGCATGGTGGGTAATGGCCTGGTGTGCCTCATTGTTGTGAGGAACCGTCACATGCGGACAGTCACCAACCTCTTCATCTTCAATCTGGCTATCAGTGACCTGCTGGTGGGCATCTTCTGCATCCCCACCACGCTGGTGGATAACCTCATCACAG GTTGGCCCTTTAGCAATGCAGTGTGTAAGCTAAGTGGTCTGGTACAGGGGATATCAGTGGGTGCATCAGTATTCACCTTGGTTGCCATCGCTGTGGACAG atTCCGCTGTATTGTTTACCCCTTTAAGCCCAAGCTAACCCTTCTTGTTGCTAAGGCAACTATAGGGCTGGTATGGGCTCTTGCGTTGGTTATCATGCTTCCGTCGGCTGTGATGCTGATGGTGGAGCAAGAGGAGGGTCACTTCATGGTATCCAGTGACAACCAGACCTACCCTCTCTACTACTGCTATGAGACCTGGCCTGACCCGGAGATGAGGAAGGTTTACACCATGGTCCTGTTCACACACATCTACCTGATGCCCCTGGCTCTCATCATGATAATGTATGGCTGCATTGGGGCCAAGCTCTACTCTACAGCTGTTCTGTCCAGTAGGGGGCACCCAGACGTCAAATCCCCTATCTCCCAGAGGAAAGTCAAGGTGGTTAAGATGCTCATCGTGGTGGCCCTCCTTTTCATGCTGTCCTGGCTGCCTCTCTGGACCCTGATGCTCCTCACAGACTACGCCAGACCTGAAGGGGACCAGCTGGACCTTCTGACAGGCTACATCTTCCCTTTCTCCCACTGGCTGGCCTTCTCCAACTCCAGCATCAACCCCATCATCTATGGCTACTTCAATGAGAACTTTAAGAAGGGCTTCCAGGCTGCCTGTCACCCTAGATCATGTTGCAGCGTGGTCCCTCAGGAGCAGGCGGTGAGCAAGGCTCAGCGGGGGCACAATGCCAGAGCCCCCCGGAACACAGCCCTCAGTGCCAACCTTCTCACCACCCTGGGGGTAAGGAACCGCATCTACACCGACAGCGACCTGATGGGCTGCGTGTGTCTGGAGATGGagcagaggaaggaggaaggctCTGCAGAGGCTCCTGGGCAGAGGGAAGTAACAGTAACGGTAGAGTGTCAATAA